The Sander lucioperca isolate FBNREF2018 chromosome 15, SLUC_FBN_1.2, whole genome shotgun sequence genome window below encodes:
- the pex13 gene encoding peroxisome biogenesis factor 13 — protein MLEYETTRRTGRQQEKLSGGNLWVGTEFAFYLHFVDVYFAMDQQPPPKPWERRIPGAMSAPINYRSSNFGPAPGPSVSAGPPVLTRMVPPLPPRPIQQAYRPAYNSFTSSYSPFGSSMYGGYSPYTYGGGGGYGMGGGYSRLSNTEDVAPSRFVQQAEESSRGAFQSIESIVQAFTSVSMMLDATFSAVYNSFRAVLDVANHLTRLRSHLTRVFSAFALVRTLRYFYRRLQRLLGRRSDAEVDDLWADSASDALATGASRVDGAGMEGPAVKSWPIFLFFAVVLGGPYLIWKLLSSSPAEENATNWASGEDDHVVARAEYDFSAASEEEISMRAGDMLNLAPKEQQPRVRGWLLASVDSQTTGLVPANYVKVLGKRRGLKYTEMERLAQVQQGNTQASPTALTAHPESNTAQGFTPGLGSAYTPEELLESVYRETPSSFSLGTSNPSMPSSTVLNIPEKTDL, from the exons ATGTTAGAGTATGAAACTACGAGGAGAACAGGAAGGCAGCAGGAGAAGCTGTCAGGTGGGAACCTATGGGTGGGAACAGAGTTCGCATTTTATTTACACTTTGTGGACGTATATTTTGCGATGGATCAACAGCCCCCACCAAAGCCATGGGAAAGGCGGATTCCAGGGGCAATGAGTGCACCTATAAATTACAG ATCTTCAAACTTTGGACCAGCTCCAGGCCCCTCTGTTTCTGCAGGCCCTCCTGTCCTGACCAGGATGGTGCCCCCATTGCCCCCTCGTCCCATCCAGCAGGCCTACCGTCCAGCCTACAACTCTTTCACCTCCTCTTACAGCCCCTTTGGGAGCTCCATGTATGGGGGCTACAGCCCCTACACctatggtggtggtggtggctaCGGCATGGGAGGAGGGTACAGCCGCCTCTCCAACACGGAAGACGTTGCCCCCAGCCGGTTTGTGCAACAGGCGGAGGAGAGCAGTCGCGGTGCCTTCCAGTCTATCGAGAGCATTGTCCAGGCCTTTACCTCAGTTAGTATGATGCTGGACGCCACCTTTTCAGCTGTGTATAACAGTTTCCGTGCGGTGTTGGATGTAGCCAACCACCTAACACGGCTGCGTTCACACCTCACAAGAGTTTTCTCAGCCTTTGCTCTGGTACGCACCTTGCGCTACTTCTACCGACGGTTACAGAGGCTGCTGGGGCGAAGGTCAGACGCTGAGGTTGACGACTTGTGGGCAGACAGTGCAAGCGATGCCCTGGCTACAGGTGCATCCAGAGTGGATGGAGCAGGGATGGAGGGTCCGGCCGTGAAGTCCTGGCCAATCTTTCTGTTTTTCGCTGTAGTATTGGGGGGACCCTACCTTATCTGGAAACTGCTGAGCTCCAGTCCAGCTGAAGAAAACG CCACTAATTGGGCCAGCGGGGAGGATGACCATGTAGTCGCCAGAGCGGAGTATGACTTTTCAGCTGCTTCTGAGGAGGAGATTTCTATGCGGGCTGGAGACATGCTCAACCTTGCCCCTAAAG AGCAACAGCCCAGAGTGCGTGGCTGGCTGCTGGCCAGCGTGGATAGCCAGACCACAGGACTTGTCCCAGCCAACTATGTCAAGGTCCTGGGCAAGAGGAGAGGCCTTAAGTACACAGAGATGGAGAGGCTTGCTCAGGTCCAGCAAGGGAACACACAGGCCTCCCCGACAGCCCTTACTGCACACCCAGAGTCCAATACTGCCCAAGGCTTTACTCCAGGCCTTGGTTCGGCCTACACCCCAGAGGAACTGCTAGAATCAGTGTACAGAGAAACACCATCGTCCTTCAGTCTGGGAACATCCAACCCCAGTATGCCCTCCAGCACGGTGCTAAACATCCCTGAGAAGACTGATCTGTGA